The following are encoded in a window of Psilocybe cubensis strain MGC-MH-2018 chromosome 4, whole genome shotgun sequence genomic DNA:
- a CDS encoding putative DNA-directed RNA polymerase III subunit rpc6: MSKRPPNEQESRLHQAALASSKKELTARQAESIIPDPAARQQALNFLLGVGLLKGLTNSSGQLSFRAVSKEEIVATKGLTGEENLVLSHIKSSGNEGIWTKHLKAKTSLHQTVIERCLKTLTQKRLIKRVPSVQHITRKIYMLEGIEPSISLTGGPWYTDNELDTEFIQNLTEACYKLISDISFPKRRNGSENALYPISNAPRYPTAENIRHSLRKARLTETDLSVEHVEMLLNVLILDGKIEKIPAFGSALWNSEAIGDGDSGDEEKSSRKKKRKKRDDDSDDEDLKTKKKRKKLAISDDEIESSDEESSKKKKKKKKSKTKSTDSDSDSETEKKKKKKKKRAHSSSSESSSEDEARHRKKSKKKQKHVSESESSSEDTDSESRRKKHKSSKRSETPNADFDAFDTSSGGSVYRALKEHVASIGLLESPCGLCPSFEFCKQDGPVNPKECVYYGDWLAARTIVNNEDS; this comes from the exons ATGAGTAAACGACCTCCTAACGAACAAGAGAGTCGCTTGCATCAAGCGGCTCTCGCGTCCTCTAAAAAG GAACTCACTGCTCGACAGGCGGAATCAATCATCCCCGACCCGGCTGCTCGACAGCAAGCTCTTAATTTTCTGCTGGGAGTGGGTCTTCTCAAAGGATTGACAAATTCGTCGGGCCAATTGTCATTCAGAGCTGTGAGCAAGGAGGAAATTGTCGC GACCAAAGGTCTGACTGGTGAAGAGAATCTGGTCCTGAGCCATATCAAAAGTTCTGGGAACGAAG GAATCTGGACGAAACACTTGAAAGCTAAAACTAGCCTTCATCAGACCGTCATTGAAAGATGTCTGAAGACACTAACCCAGAAACGACTCATAAAGCGTGTACCCTCAGTGCAG CATATCACAAGGAAAATTTATATGTTGGAGGGGATCGAGCCCTCTATATCACTGACAGGTGGCCCCTGGTACACGGACAATGAATTAGATACAGAATTTATCCAAAATTTAACCGAGGCATGCTATAAATTAATCAGCGATATC AGCTTCCCGAAGCGCAGAAATGGCTCTGAAAATGCTCTCTACCCTATCTCAAACGCGCCACGATATCCCACAGCCGAAAATATCAGGCATTCTCTTCGAAAGGCACGACTTACAGAAACGGATCTGAGTGTGGAACACGTTGAAATGCTTCTCAATGTTCTCATCTTGGATGGTAAAATTGAAAAG ATCCCCGCATTTGGAAGTGCGCTGTGGAACTCTGAAGCAATCGGTGATGGCGACTCGGGCGACGAAGAAAAATCATCTCGCAAGAAGAAACGCAAAAAGCGAGACGATGACTCTGACGATGAAGACCTAAAGACGAAGAAAAAACGCAAGAAGTTGGCTATATCTGACGACGAAATCGAATCTTCAGACGAAGAAAGtagcaagaagaagaagaagaagaaaaagtccAAAACAAAATCAACTGACTCTGATTCCGACTCTGAAAccgagaaaaagaagaaaaagaaaaagaaaagggccCATTCATCAAGCTCTGAAAGTTCGTCCGAGGATGAAGCCCGCCATCGAAAaaagagcaagaaaaagCAGAAACACGTCTCTGAGAGCGAATCGTCTTCAGAGGACACTGATTCAGAATCACGCAGAAAAAAGCACAAATCCTCGAAGCGCTCAGAAACTCCAAACGCGGATTTTGACGCGTTTGATACCAGTTCTGGTGGTTCCGTTTATCGTGCTTTGAAGGAACATGTGGCCTCTATAGGCTTGCTGGAGTCCCCTTGTGGACTTTGCCCGTCCTTCGAGTTCTGTAAACAGGATGGACCTGTGAATCCCAAGGAATGTGTATACTATGGGGATTGGTTAGCTGCGCGGACAATAGTAAATAACGAAGATTCGTGA
- a CDS encoding 4'-phosphopantetheinyl transferase pptA yields MEIWAVIYTPNLFNDDVGTLIGRLLVRVLLKGKGISVDEMKFATTPEGKPYIKSQTNPPLAYNITHDNNLVAMAFAPGIINQPAYNVGIDVMKVRIPGRETFDSFVHTVGDQLTTLEHVQLKAVIPETEKLKRFFWMWTLKEAYTKALGIGLGFDFRRIEFDVVARRICVDGKEPEGWQFNMFNVQDGEDLYQCVVAEYVGDTKTEVTYNVHNPEWFKVYGAVQFTEMAVGLLKT; encoded by the exons ATGGAAATTTGGGCAGTCATATACACGCCAAATCTTTTCAATGATGATGTAG GTACCTTAATCGGACGGCTTCTGGTCAGAGTGTTGCTCAAAGGAAAGGGCATATCCGTTGACGAAATGAAGTTTGCGACTACGCCGGAAGGGAAACCATATATT AAATCTCAAACCAATCCGCCCCTGGCATATAATATCACGCATGACAATAACCTAGTCGCAATGGCGTTTGCACCGGGGATAATCAATCAGCCTGCATATAACGTTGGAATAGACGTCATGAAGGTTAGAATTCCAGGAAGAGAAACATTTGATTCGTTTGTGCACACAGTCGGCGATCAG TTAACCACTCTTGAGCATGTTCAATTGAAGGCCGTAATACCAGAGACGGAGAAATTAAAACGTTTTTTTTGGATGTGGACTTTGAAGGAGGCCTATACTAAAGCTCTGGGAATTGGCCTTGGTTTTGATTTTCGGCGAATAGAATTCGATGTTGTTGCAAGAAGGATCTGTGTTGATGGCAAAGAACCAGAAGGATGGCAATTCAACATGTTCAATGTCCAAGATGGGGAAGATTTATACCAATGCGTAGTTGCGGAGTACGTTGGAGACACGAAGACGGAAGTCACGTACAATGTTCACAATCCAGAATGGTTCAAGGTTTACGGTGCTGTTCAATTCACCGAGATGGCTGTTGGTCTGTTAAAAACCTAG
- a CDS encoding hypothetical protein (Uncharacterized protein C16C9.01c) yields MSEAKLQSGWDPITVYEPIPDRCIPEELPALKKVLPSISILSPNADEALSLLSSPLPASKDIIEKAADDFLDIGIGKDGSGWIVIRSGAMGAYVKCKKNKGVWVDAFWEATDVEKVIDVTGAGNSFLGGFAAGLVLSEDVYQATLYGTVSASFTIEQEGLPSISYLPSGIAIWNGDDPMRRLEVLKQR; encoded by the exons ATGTCAGAGGCCAAGTTACAATCGGGCTGGGATCCTATCACGGTCTATGAACCCATCCCT GACCGCTGCATTCCAGAAGAGTTGCCAGCATTGAAGAAAGTCCTGccttcaatatcaatattaAG CCCAAACGCAGATGAGGCTCTCTCTCTTCTGTCATCTCCCTTGCCGGCGTCCAAAGACATAATCGAGAAAGCAGCGGATGACTTTTTGGACATCGGTATCGGAAAGGATGGCTCTGGCTGGATTGTGATCAGGAGCGGGGCAATGGGGGCATACGTAAAatgtaaaaaaaacaaaggaGTTTGGGTTGACGCCTTTTGGGAAGCTACAGACGTAGAAAAAGTCATCGACGTTACCG GCGCAGGTAATAGTTTCCTTGGAGGGTTCGCAGCCGGCCTGGTGCTATCTGAAGACGTTTATCAAG CCACATTGTACGGGACCGTGTCGGCATCCTTTACAATCGAGCAAGAAGGTCTACCCTCGATATCGTATCTGCCATCAGGGATTGCCATTTGGAACGGAGACGACCCCATGAGAAGGCTTGAAGTGTTGAAGCAGCGTTAA
- a CDS encoding Negative cofactor 2 complex subunit beta has translation MSDREGHSGGGAPTDDDLSLPKATVAKMIAEFIHLISSEANEICEQENKKTIAPEHIITALTRLGFTTFAPEVESVLKDHKQQQKDREKKVSKFEKSGMTEEELAAAQEELFAQSRARYNNGQQ, from the exons ATGTCCGACAGAGAAGGACATTCTGGAGGTGGAGCACCCACTGATGACGATCTGTCTCTTCCAAAGGCTACTGTAGCCAAGATGATAGCTG AATTCATTCATCTGATATCATCAGAGGCGAACGAGATATGTGAACAGGAGAATAAGAAAACAATAGCGCCTGAGCATATCATTACTGCTTTGACG CGTCTCGGATTCACGACTTTTGCACCAGAAGTTGAAAGCGTGCTGAAAGATCACAAGCAGCAGCAAAAG GACCGAGAGAAAAAGGTCTCCAAATTCGAAAAGTCTGGAATGACGGAAGAGGAGCTGGCTGCTGCCCAAGAAGAGTTGTTTGCACAGAGTAGGGCAAGGTATAATAATGGGCAGCAGTAA
- a CDS encoding Small nuclear ribonucleoprotein F — MASVNPVNPKPFLQELTGKPVYVRLKWGLEYKGFLVSTDGYMNLQLANTEEYQDGKSNGALGEVFIREAPSESAD, encoded by the exons ATGGCCTCT GTCAACCCTGTCAATCCCAAACCCTTTTTGCAAGAGCTCACTGGGAAGCCCGTATACGTACGACTAAAATGGGGGCTTGAATACAAAGGGTTCCTTGTTAGCACTGATGGGTACATGAATCTCCAG CTTGCAAACACGGAAGAATATCAGGATGGAAAGTCAAATGGTGCTCTGGGCGAAGTCTTCATCCG GGAGGCTCCTTCAGAATCGGCAGATTAG